The genomic DNA CTGATTCTCGACGATGCGACGGCCAGCGTGGACACGGAGACCGAACGCCGCATCCAGGAAGCCCTGCGGGCGCGGGCGCGCGGGCGCACCACGTTCGTCATTTCCCAGCGCGTCAGCTCCGTCCAAGGCGCCGACCGGATTCTCGTCATCGAGGACGGCCGCGTGACCGACCACGGCACGCACGACGAGCTGGCCGCCCGCCCGGGCTTCTATCACGACCTTGTGCAGCGGCAGCGTCACTCCGCAATCAATTCCCAAAGCTCCGGGCGCGCAGCCGCCCTTCCGGACGAGAGGTAGCGCGATGGCCCTGAGCGGCGCGAACGCCCGCGGCACGTTTGCCGAGGAGTCGGCGGAAGTTGCCGGCCTCGGCGCCCGTGTGGCCCGACGGCTGCTTGGACTGCTGGCCGCCGACCGCCGTCGCATGAGCATCGCGCTCACGGCGCTCCTGGCCGTCGCCGGGTTCGGCGTGCTGCAGCCCATCATCATCGGACGCGCGATCGACGACGGCGTACTGGCGAATGACGGGAACGTGCTGCTGTTCGCGGTCGTCGCCTACGCGGCGGTGACGCTCGGCCACGGAATCGCCCTGGGCGTCCAGCGGCAGTTGACCGCACGTCTCGGGAACCAGCTGCTGCATCGCCTGCGCACGGGGGTCTTTCGGCAGTATCAGCGCCTCTCGCTTGGATTCTTCGACCGCCAGATCACCGGACGCCTGATCAGCCGCGTCGTGTCGGACATCGAAGCGATCGGCGAGGTGCTCACCGAAGGCGTGCTTGGCGCCGCGGCCGACGTGGCCATGCTTGTCGGCATCTTGGTGGCCATGAGCCTGCTGAGCTGGCAGCTCACCCTGCTGTGCCTGGTGGTGACGCCGCTGCTGTACGTCAGCGCGCGGCTCGTGGCCGCCCTGGCGCGTCGGTGGTACCGAACCATGCGAGCCCGCACCTCGACGCTCAACGGCGTGCTCGCCGAGTCAGTGCTCGGCATGCGCATCACGCAAGCCTTTGCCCGGGAGGCGGTGAATCTCGAGCGTTTCGACGTGGTCAACCAGTCGCAGCTCCAGGCGCAGCTCCGCACATTCACCATCTCGTCCGCCACCGTGCCCGTGGTCGAGGTGTTCACCGCCATCGCCACCGGCCTGGTGCTCTGGTTCGGCGGCAGCTTCGTGATTGATGGGATTGACGGGCTGACGGTGGGTCTGGTGGCCACGTTCGCGCTGTTTATCGAGCGCTTCTTCGCCCCAATCCAGGAGCTCGCCGCACGCTACGAAACGCTGCAGGGCGCCCTGGCCTCGGGTGAACGCGTCTTCGAGATCCTGGACATCGAGCCGGAGATCATCGACGCCCCCGACGCGCAAGACCTCGGGGAAATCAGGGGGGAGATCCAGTTCAGGCAAGTGAATTTCGGCTACGACCCCGAGTCGCCGGTGCTCCACGACTTCGAGCTGCACGCGCGCCCGGGCGACATGATCGCGCTCGTCGGGGCGACCGGCGCCGGCAAGACCACCGCCATCAACCTGCTGTTTCGCTTCTACGACGTGACGTCAGGCTCGATCACGGTCGACGGTCACGATGTGCGCCACGTGACCCAGCAATCGCTCCGACGGCGCATGGCCCTGGTGCTGCAAGAGCCAACGCTATTCAGCGGAAGCGTCCACGACAACATTGCGTATGGCCGACCGACGGCAACGCGCGACGAGGTTATCGCCGCGGCGAAGGCGGTTGGGCTGCACGACTTCGTGGAGTCGCTGCCGTTTGGCTATGACACGCAGGTCGAAGAGCGCGGCGGCGGCCTCTCGATTGGGCAGCGGCAGCTGGTGTCCTTCGCCCGAGCGCTGCTGCTGGATCCGCGCGTACTGGTGTTGGACGAGGCGACGAGCGCCGTGGATGCCCAGACCGAGGCGTACATTCAGCGAGGCCTCGAGACCCTCATGGCCGGCCGGACGGCCATCGTGATCGCCCACCGCCTCTCGACGGTGCAGCGGGCAACGGAGATCGTCGTCCTGGAACACGGGCGAATCGTGGAGCGCGGCACGCACGACGAGCTGCTCGACCACGGCGGTCTGTATCACGGCCTGCATACGCTGGGTCTTGGCACGATGGACGAGCTTGACAGCGCCACCGCGCGCCGCGCGGCCAGGGATTCATGATGGTGCCCGGAGGCTGGAATCCCATTTCGGCTCCTCTGGATCACCTCATCGCCCCGCCGCGGACGGTTTCGGAGACCTGCGCGCTGCTCGTACTGCTGCACGGGCGCGGGGCCGACGCGCACGACCTTCTGCCACTGGCGAACGAACTGGGTCGCGAAGACCTGCTGGTGGTGTCCCCGCAAGCGCCCTACGCGCTCCCCGGTCCATTCGGCATCGGCTACGCGTGGTACGACATGCACGACATTGGCGATCCCGATCCCGTGACCTTCGAGCCGAGCTTGGCCCGGCTGCGAGAGTTCATCGATGAGGTTGTCGCGGGCTACCCGGTCGATGCAGACCGCGTATTCCTGCTCGGCTTCAGTCAAGGCGCGGTGATGTCGCTGGCCACGGCCTCCACCGATCCCAGGCGATTGGCCGGCGTCGTCGCGCTGAGTGGGTACCTGCCCGAGTCGGTGGTATGCGCCGAAGGCG from Chloroflexota bacterium includes the following:
- a CDS encoding alpha/beta fold hydrolase, which codes for MMVPGGWNPISAPLDHLIAPPRTVSETCALLVLLHGRGADAHDLLPLANELGREDLLVVSPQAPYALPGPFGIGYAWYDMHDIGDPDPVTFEPSLARLREFIDEVVAGYPVDADRVFLLGFSQGAVMSLATASTDPRRLAGVVALSGYLPESVVCAEGGRLDDLPVFIGHGNADPLIPVTEGHKARDVLIAKGADVTYREYSVAHRIAPEELNDIRGWLNARLDAAPPREPSGRG
- a CDS encoding ABC transporter ATP-binding protein; amino-acid sequence: MALSGANARGTFAEESAEVAGLGARVARRLLGLLAADRRRMSIALTALLAVAGFGVLQPIIIGRAIDDGVLANDGNVLLFAVVAYAAVTLGHGIALGVQRQLTARLGNQLLHRLRTGVFRQYQRLSLGFFDRQITGRLISRVVSDIEAIGEVLTEGVLGAAADVAMLVGILVAMSLLSWQLTLLCLVVTPLLYVSARLVAALARRWYRTMRARTSTLNGVLAESVLGMRITQAFAREAVNLERFDVVNQSQLQAQLRTFTISSATVPVVEVFTAIATGLVLWFGGSFVIDGIDGLTVGLVATFALFIERFFAPIQELAARYETLQGALASGERVFEILDIEPEIIDAPDAQDLGEIRGEIQFRQVNFGYDPESPVLHDFELHARPGDMIALVGATGAGKTTAINLLFRFYDVTSGSITVDGHDVRHVTQQSLRRRMALVLQEPTLFSGSVHDNIAYGRPTATRDEVIAAAKAVGLHDFVESLPFGYDTQVEERGGGLSIGQRQLVSFARALLLDPRVLVLDEATSAVDAQTEAYIQRGLETLMAGRTAIVIAHRLSTVQRATEIVVLEHGRIVERGTHDELLDHGGLYHGLHTLGLGTMDELDSATARRAARDS